From Danio rerio strain Tuebingen ecotype United States chromosome 2, GRCz12tu, whole genome shotgun sequence:
tttaaaacaacaattaatttgattgaatttacaaacaaaaaaacaggggACTTTACGGGTGTTTGTTCCTTCTTGACCACGAAGGCAAAAAGTGTGATTCATAACTAAGGAACCACTGTCAGGTAACcagtgttgaggaaagttacttATGAAAATAacacattacaatattgagttactccccaaaagtAATTGTGTTTTAATGGCAGAGTCTTTATTTTACCTGGAAATAttgcaataacaaaaaaaaaaaaaaaagaaaaaaattaaaattccaTTGTTTTCAATGGGGGGAAAATGGATGTTAATTACTGCATAAATATTCATTATTACCACAAAACCCTCTCAAAATTCaaaatgatattaaaaaaatattttaaaacaaaaattaatttgattgaatttacaaacaaaaaaacaggggACTTTACGGGTGTTTGTCCCTTCTTGACCGCGAAGACCAAAAGTGTGATTCATAACTAATGAACCACAGTCAGGTAACCAGTGTTAGGGAAAGTTACTTATGAAAATAacacattacaatattgagttactccccaaaaagtaATTGTGTTTGAATGGCAGAGTCTTTATTTTACCTGGAAATAttgcaataacaaaaaaaaaataaaaaaaaataaaattccattGTTTTCAATGGGGAAAAATGGATGTTAGTTACTGCATAAATATTCATTATTACCACAAAACCCTCTCAAAATTCAAAAttatatagaaaaaatattttaaaacaaaaattaatttgattgaatttacaaacaaaaaaacaggggACTTTACGGGTGTTTGTCCCTTCTTGACCGCGAAGTGTAATTCATAACTAAGGAACACCAGAGGGTTCAAATATATGGCATGGATAAACTAATACATGTCATGATGTGTCTTTAATGTTAAGTAATAAACAAAGTAATAATCAAGTAGGGTTTTTGGCATGTTTTCTTATTTGTTTCAGGTGATCATGAAATCATGCACAGGAATCGATTATGCCGAGTTCGCCTCTTTCCTCAAGACTATCGCGAATAATCGGATATCCTTTTTGAACTCAAGTCCCAGAAATGCAGACAGCTGCCAAGATCTCCTTGCGGAAAGCCTGTGCGCATTAGGCCCTCATCACGCCGCCTTCGACCTCCAGAGAGTTCTGCATATATTTGAGATCATGCTTAACAACGAAGACTTTAAGAGACTGGACCCTGCAACTCTCAGCTTCAAACCCGAGGATCTGCTTCAGGAGATCAGAGAAGCCATTCGAACAATCGtatgaattgaataagttaataAAAGCTTTTAACAACACATTTGTGTTACTTAATTATGGATTCAGTCTGTGGATTTTATTGAATTTGTTATTAATGACGCATATTATGATGCATGATTAAGTATTTAAGAAGAGGAATGTGCTCAATAAACTGGGAAAGTTGAACaatatatttgttgtgtttaacttattttaactAAAGAGTTTATTGGTCTTGTCATAATTAACTACTGCAAAACTAATATACTAACTATAATGTAAATATACTTTAACTGCTGgatgaagcctggtttatacttctgcgtcaagtcaccggcgtaacccacggcgcatgcaacctgcgtagctgtgcatttatacttctgcgcactgtttaTTTATACTTCTGTCGAGTTTTTTCGCTGGTGCTTTGACTTTTccgaacacttcctgaatgtacaagtggctcaaactcgctcattttgaggcaggaaccagcggacgtgcaataactttaactatgaggtaaacacaaaacaaaactttccatccgaagctcctttacgggactccacacttgtaaacaatcgctccattgggctagcgcggctctcggtcccgcccagatttgtcagcgctaccaagccgaccattcacagagcttgcgctacgtgtcgtttcgacgtgtagttaaattttttgagaggtgcacatcagctaCGGCTACgccgtagggctatgcgtcaacttGTATGCTGCGTCATAGCATAcgcatgcgcttgacgcagaagtataaatcagccttgagacTGTATGTTTTAAGGTTGGGTAGATAGACGCGATCCTCCGCCCCTCCTTCGTCGCAGCAGAAACCTGCTcctgaaaaatacacactcaagcCCCATTTacaatacgtcttagttttaaaatggcatttgagAACAAAAAACAATCCACATCCACACACTGGCATTTCATCTACCATTTCTATAAAGCCCTCtttccacactataccactgaaaacgcacatcacgtgagcacacacactctgtcatgcactgcagcatctgagctccagcagtcagcccAGAAagcagtgcacgttggacagtttatcaaggatgtacagCTGAATCACGTCTCACTATAATTGTTAAAGGTGATATTTATTAATCTTGTCTCCATCTAACAACTCTTCAGTCTTTTGAGTCTttcaggtaatgtgtcacagcatcagtagactgcttcaatctctcgctttcacacttgtacttagtaattttagtgaaaacctcagatactgttggtggGTTCCttttggttgtgcgtcttttcaCCAACTAAGTTTGTTGAAGCTATAGTaaagacacagatcactctgcctattcatgccagagtcccatgGAAAAAAAGTTATTGCCaggcagtgttgggcagtagcgtcgctccaagtagtgatgctactagcttaaatacatttctcagtagcgtgacggtagcgtcactactttctaaatcaaatagcttttcagtagcgaagctattttattagtcaagtagcgcagtggcgtccacacaagctacatttacaaatcgcggatcaataagtgacggcaccgacattcacagagctgttaGGCCAATatctagccgatgaaagtaaatccatatgaatgAGAGAATGTTGATTTCTTCTTCTTCGACAACAAGTTTTGTGCGTTACTGAGAGAGAGgaattatttctgaagcaggattcctcgtgaCCAGGGCCGGCGCAttcatagaggcgacctaggcggccgcctggggcggcagtatagagagggcgacgtccgcaacacccccctaccacctgcgtcctcagttatgtccatgacacctccctcaccacccgcgtcctcagatatattcgcgcattggcgacagaatagagagggcagcgtcagcaacacctccctctctccctcagcacccgcgcgtcctcagttatatccgcgcatagggtggcagaatagaggtccgcgacacccgcgcgtcctcagttatttccttgcatagggcggcagaatagagagagcaacgtcggcgacacctccctccctcagaacccgcgcgtcctcagttatatccgcgcatagggcggcagaataaaggtccgcgacacctcacttcattttcataaccggtcactttcgttttcacattggggttgagggcggcgtgatcgtcctctgcctagagcggcagttcagcttgctccggccctgctcgtgaccatacctcgagaagtacgTTAAGATGCAACAACTTAATTTtatgatgctgtgctcaaaaacagaaaatacttatatatatatatatatatatatatatatatatatatatatatatatatatatatatgtatatatgtatatgtatatatatacacacacacacaccatactgCTTATTCCAAAAAATTTCCCTTtactattaattactatagtattttaaatgggcaacacctggttttattggattttttattttattttattttttagatgttaTATACCATAATGtttgtttagtacagcatattatttacagtaaataactgaactgaactattctgcctcatatgttacattggcagttttattgatcactaaaatAATTGACTtgggatttaagttgcttcaattaaaaaaatgaaaattgtaaaattagcttagatgtagctaagctacttttgccatgtagcttttagcttagctcactacatttttcaagtagcttgcccaacactgttgacaggtggtaatctgtgtaactttattcaacagttttcctcagtgtcagtatattctGCATGTTCCCGAGAAGGGGCTCCATACAATTGCAATGTGAACTCTTTTAGAAGATCAACCCAAAGAAACTTCTTTTATTTCAAGGTGTCAATCGGTACCTCTGTGTAAATGTTCTGGCTTCAAATATGACACTCTTACATTTCTAGTGTTTGTGATTTATTTCTCTTGGGGGGTTTTTGGCCACCAGTCGGGCACAGAGGCTAGTACAGTCACCGTCTCGTCACCAGATGATTTGAGCTGGAGTGTTTCTTTGGCGTGAGCCAGGCGTACGAGGCTCAGTCCCAGCTTGTCCACTCCTGTCCTGTATTTACCTGCTGGTTTTCCTCCCTCTGTCTGAAGAGCTGACCCCTGGTTGAGCTTCTCGGCTGGAGCAGATAAGCTGACAGGCATCAGACGCTTTCTTATCACGCCGGTGTGGTGAGTTCTGGCCGTCAGCTCCTGCCCGATGTAGCAGCCCTTGCTGAAGCTGATTCCCTGCATGTAGACCAGATTGGCTTCCAGTGGAAGAGCCTCACCTGGGGGAAGATCTCCGACTCCTTCAGGCAGTCctgtgaaaatgaaatgaaatacagCACTGGTTGTACAAGCTAGACCTGAGAAGTAAGCCCAgtctacataaataataataatgtacaagCAATACCAATCTCATAGCGATGCCTGTGGTATTCTTCAGTGTTGCCCAGTCGACAAGCAGACACAATGTCCAGTGGATTGTCCTGAGCGCTGGTGATCATTCTCCAGCCCATGAGCTCAGTTCTTGGGTCTTTCTCCAAAACCAGCACTTTATCAGTAGTGGTAACATCAGGCCTTCCCAGGACAGCTTCTTTACTGTGAGGTAGCAGAGCCCAGAGCGAGAGACTCGGACATACGCTGAGGTTCACTTTGCGACGTATCTTGTAGACTTTCAGAAGCTGCATAACAGAGTCCTGCACTGTGCTGTCACACTCCAGAAGTACACCGTTGAGTCCATCTGGGTTTCCTTTTAAACTGAAGAACAAAGTAAGTTTCGTTAATGCGTACAGGGAGAACATAAAAAACAAGATCTTTTTTTGGGGGgtctaaaataaagtaataatatttgacctttaaaaatgttttttttttttattattaaaaaaagttggcatttctgtgtggagtttgcatgttctccctgtgttggtgtgagtttcctccaggtgctccggttccccacacaagtccaaacacatgcgccatagATGAATTAAGCTAAAtgatctgtagtgtatgtgtgtgaatgagagtgtatgggtgtttcccagtgatgggttgcagctggaagggcatctgctgcgtaaaacatatgctggataagttggcggttcattccgctgtggcaaactcagattaataaagggactaagccgaaaagaaaattaatgaactgTTTCTCGGAGGGCCAATTGGACGGTGGTGGTTAAAGTCAAAGTAAAAGCAATAAAtagatcaaataaaatattatgtataattataaaatatgtcaatgttttaaattttagtaATGGAATGAATGTTTTCTATGCTACTAATGCTACTAAGAATGCCAATGGCCAATTACACACAGTTTCAGGGATGTTATCCTCATAATGTGGTGTTCCCTTTAAAACTAAAAGAAACTGGCATAGTGACAACCATAGCAATATAGATGGAGATTAACAGACATTGCAACATTTAGAATCATCCATTTAGTTATGAAATATATCTGCTTTTGCaattatttacataaaacactgatagtttattaataataattctatcTGGACAAAAATGTATCACGATTAatcgcattcaaaataaaagtttaatttaataataatttaagtgtATGTAtgctgtttatatatttattatgtatatataaatacacacatatatgagaaaagttttatttatattatttagatataaaatacatCTGAATATGATACAATTTgtacataaatttaaatattcatgtaaaaaaacgTAATAAAATTGTGCAGCTTTGTTtctatttatgtgtgtgtatatgtgtgttatatatatatatatatatatatatatatatatatatatatatatatatatatatatatatatatattgtgtgtgtgcaaataaaattaagaataaaatacTTAGTTAACATTTCTAGTTAGAAAACTATATATTTTGGCAAACACAAAACTTAACACCTTTACAGATTATTACCAAATTACCAAAAACATGAGAAGTATaaatttttcaaacttttttctaTCAACAATGCAATTTTTTTACCCAGAGTGACTTATTTATAGAAAGTTTTTGGCAAAAATAGGCGCAGTTCTTATTTTTCATGTTgcggaactaaactgtgcagagctgcggccctccaggaactagaTTTGACACCTGTGTACTAGTCTAATACACACCATGGCTTTATGTGGATGAACAATTCTGTCATATTCATTATTTGTAAGCCACTGGACATATCAGCAtaatattatacataaataaCACTGACTTTAGTGATATAAAATAGAACTGTACAAAAGCAGCTTCATATCTATTCACGTCAATACAAAACTATCAATGTGTGACAGTGAGATAATGCTGAATCAGGTCACGCCCACATTTTACGAACCCAATTTACTAAACTCCAGCACTTCTAAAAGCACGTCAATATTACATATAGTGTTTAATCCCAACATTTTAAGCTAATTAAATGTTAATAGTGTTAGTTAGTTAGTGTGTTAATTTTACCTGTAAAGGATGATGTCGTACAGTGTCCTGCCTTGAACATTGAGCACGTGAGCGTACATGGCATTCAGTGAATCCTCTCCCAGAAGATTCATGTCATTGGTGATTATTCCTTGAAGAAATGAGCTCGTGTCTTGTCCAGATACATTGAGGACAGTCCTGTGTGGTAATCTGTAACAGCTAAAGTGTGCTGTACTGCTGGCAGCTCGAGTTTGAGAGTGTGTTTTAATCCGAGTCCTGCTTGTACATAGAAAATAGTGCGCCTGAAGTCCGCCTGACCGCACCACAATCTCCCTCAAAGCACCACCAAACAAAATCATCCTTTGCATTATGTTGTTTTCTGAATGCAGCAACAGCAAGTCAACCTTCCAACCTTAAACCTTCCATTTTCATTCCCATACTGCACTGCGTTTTGTGTACGAAACAAATACTATGGCGGAGGCTTATCTTATAAATATTCATAGCGTAACGTTAGCTGCGTCCGCCCTCACTTTGAGGCGTCAAACTAATCCCGTGTTTTATCATAATTTTAATAGTACTTCGTTGTGATATTCGCCCAGTTTGTATGGAgatataaataaacagatttgtgtagctatatatatattatttgaaatctTATTTAACACTTTTGTGAGACGAATTATAAGTGTGCGGAGGAATATGAATATTCATGAGTTCACTGAATATCGTTAAACGTCAAACAACTGTTCACTAAAGGTAAGCTATGTTATAGCGTCGAGTAAAAGTTAATTGTAGCCTGTAATATTACGATTAAAATTGTAAACATGCTCAGCATTTCATAGATTATATTTGATTTTTAGTGATTACAGCTATTTTTATTCCTGTTAAATGTATCTTCAATACACTTTTGTGTTCTGTGGCGACGAACTCCTTCGTGAAAGTAGATTTATTTCGGTAAATAAGCCAGATCTAGACATTCTTTAATTACATAAACAGATTTGTACAGTGCTGTTGGTGTCCTCCTGCTAAATGGCTAGATACAAAGCTGTATTACTTATTCTTTGTTACTTCATTACTTCATGGATGGGTACACTAAGATGGAAAAGGTCTTGTGCAAATGAGAAGTGAGAAAAAATGTCAAATTGAACTATATATTACAATTGGAATAAAGACAAGTAAACAGCCATTAtgtaaaccaggggtggccaaattgttcttataaagggccaaaaaccaaataacTGAGGGCTGTGTGCCAAcattaaatataccaaactgtattacattaaatttgccatgtgtaatttcttcatttatttgctaatgtttaaaaataactagacgttgctttaaatcatattaaattatgatgcagtatcatttttaacattttatactgAACTTattgtaaaaacataaacaatcccatttataatataatggagatcaatgctgaatacactagtcgagctgctcctgcctttgccttgatttgcttactgatgtcttgtgcattgtcaTCTGCCAAGTGCAGTATTTGcatttaaaagtctgattcatttataaacatttagttTTAGCTGGCTTTTTGTAGCTCCTCAATTAAACAGAACAAAAGGTTAGCCTACGTTAAATTCGAAATGGCGATCTGTGTAAAAGGCATTCGCCCTATTAAACTCCATATCATTCTCCCTCCCTTTATAggccaaaccaaaggttaccaAGGGCCAACTTTGTTTGTTTTCCTTTCAAAAACTGCCATGCTAGCGTTTCAtggttttattttgatttggcAGGTCGACAAGAAGTGTCGAAAAAAAGaaggatgaaaaaaaaatgacaggagGAGAAATTTACGATGCATCCAAACTCACATGGTGAGGTTCTTTTTCAAATCTAAAAAGGGAGAAAGGAAGTGTAAATCGAAAGTGTTGTGGAAATAAATTCAGACACATTGGATGACTAACAGGATATTAATCAGTATAcgtttctttatatatttattaattacatgggttttctgggagaaataacaaaataggagggtggcgggagatgggtgtgaaatactggagactcctgggaaaactAAGAGTGTTGTCAGGTATATATAATAGCCCTTTAATagttaagaaatagtttgctctgatctgtatcttaaataatatctctaattaaataataacatttgaCCAGCTCTATAATAGTTCATACTATTAACAATGCATGTTTgtatcaaaaatattaatttagcgATTTGAAACCAGCAAATCTAGAGCAGCAACAGACAGTGTTCACTAAACATGTTTCCAATAAAAAAGGCATTTGTACTGTAGGTGTCCATGAaactagatgcatagtttgtattttattatacactTGCTCACACATGAaagttaaaaagtaaaacaaaaatacatgtgTAGTCTTTCATGGTCGTCCATTA
This genomic window contains:
- the iba57 gene encoding putative transferase CAF17 homolog, mitochondrial, with the protein product MQRMILFGGALREIVVRSGGLQAHYFLCTSRTRIKTHSQTRAASSTAHFSCYRLPHRTVLNVSGQDTSSFLQGIITNDMNLLGEDSLNAMYAHVLNVQGRTLYDIILYSLKGNPDGLNGVLLECDSTVQDSVMQLLKVYKIRRKVNLSVCPSLSLWALLPHSKEAVLGRPDVTTTDKVLVLEKDPRTELMGWRMITSAQDNPLDIVSACRLGNTEEYHRHRYEIGLPEGVGDLPPGEALPLEANLVYMQGISFSKGCYIGQELTARTHHTGVIRKRLMPVSLSAPAEKLNQGSALQTEGGKPAGKYRTGVDKLGLSLVRLAHAKETLQLKSSGDETVTVLASVPDWWPKTPQEK